Proteins encoded together in one Leptospira bourretii window:
- a CDS encoding response regulator, whose amino-acid sequence MVPSSIDQLVQEVESLVADVSKDEKVYKIVMVDDIKSISSSMKRELTFVARKLDNVKLSIVDIQDPEIAYEYLQKCRPDLLISDVKMPYLTGDKLVEAVKKLYPDLPVIVVTGFATKENILSVYKSDKNSIILSKPWEPERLVGAVNQMLGTNFQWND is encoded by the coding sequence ATGGTTCCGAGTAGTATAGACCAATTGGTACAAGAAGTAGAGTCTCTGGTTGCGGACGTTTCAAAAGACGAGAAAGTTTATAAAATTGTGATGGTTGATGATATTAAATCGATTTCATCTTCCATGAAACGAGAGTTAACCTTTGTTGCTCGTAAATTAGACAATGTTAAATTGTCGATTGTAGATATTCAAGATCCTGAAATTGCTTATGAATATTTACAAAAGTGTAGACCCGATCTTCTCATTTCTGATGTTAAGATGCCATACCTAACGGGTGATAAATTAGTGGAAGCGGTAAAAAAACTTTATCCTGATTTACCTGTAATTGTTGTGACTGGGTTTGCCACAAAAGAAAACATTCTTTCTGTTTATAAATCGGATAAAAACAGTATCATTTTATCGAAACCTTGGGAACCGGAAAGGCTTGTTGGCGCCGTGAACCAAATGTTGGGAACTAATTT
- a CDS encoding ATP-binding protein has translation MEISEAIDKVLSAKKELEAAWDGNPLPSFVLDNHLKILRCNASATELFQTSFFHLLGKDFVELFWKEEIQEEIRNSLVRRSEKSSFPVILSRLEGSFQLLSQFISEERSVVYIVNLDTIRVPENREEEVRLKLALESGQSGVWDFSLRLGKAYFSPEYARMLGFEPERFPQNFSHWETLVHWEDREQIRSLFENYLNGSLDSHDLEIRMFTRSGKTIWVWSRGKVVERDENDLPVRVIGTHIDITERKKTEIRTEAVIEIGQKSSLMEREDNILLLALRYSLQLTESNWGVVRICRDGVVIKESGLYTMRDQSNSVFVPIDSTTTLPRTIRELPLKFNLKDNESVELTLYNKRTDYESIDFKEVELLGTELVHILIRKRTEDLLLASEWNLQSIVECSPNGILILVDGNIQFYNRSSEILLSQNKNQMRNRKVSEVFGFLNGEDPFEFIQSLSNNGFAPDQNVVEKNIILSNGQKKWISFWAIEIIYNGEVSILVYLNDLSKAKDTEIQLLQSEKLATIGQLAAGVAHEINNPMAFISSNLETMKRYHKQLTTVMANVHSVLQKNHMDPAVSKILTDWDRYDLSNVLLDTSDILEESIDGASRVVEIVRNIKSFAHVNKEESFVRCNLNEVINSAINISHHNIKYDSVVEFSFDKNLPEIFCHPQEIGQVIINLLVNAGHAIEEKKNHGLFPDTQGEKPGKIEIKTKSIYSEYNQQFAEIKIKDNGIGIPEDIQSRIFDPFFSTKETGEGTGLGLSISMDIIRKHKGKIDLESVRCEGTTFSIMLPTNLED, from the coding sequence ATGGAAATCAGCGAGGCTATCGATAAAGTACTAAGTGCAAAGAAGGAGTTGGAAGCTGCCTGGGATGGAAACCCATTACCTTCTTTTGTTTTAGACAATCATCTTAAGATCCTCAGATGCAATGCTTCTGCGACGGAACTTTTTCAGACATCCTTTTTTCATCTTTTAGGTAAGGATTTTGTTGAACTATTTTGGAAGGAAGAAATCCAAGAGGAGATCCGAAACTCTTTGGTTCGTAGGTCAGAAAAGTCCTCATTTCCTGTAATCCTTTCTCGGTTGGAAGGTTCTTTTCAGCTGCTTTCTCAATTTATTTCAGAAGAGCGGAGTGTTGTTTACATTGTAAATCTAGATACAATTCGTGTTCCTGAAAATCGAGAGGAAGAGGTTCGGCTTAAATTAGCTTTAGAAAGTGGACAAAGTGGTGTTTGGGATTTTTCGCTTCGTTTAGGTAAGGCGTATTTTAGTCCTGAGTATGCGAGAATGTTAGGGTTTGAACCAGAACGTTTTCCTCAAAATTTTTCTCATTGGGAAACTTTGGTCCACTGGGAAGACCGTGAACAAATTCGATCCTTATTTGAAAACTATCTCAACGGTTCTCTTGATTCTCATGATTTAGAAATTCGAATGTTTACTAGATCTGGAAAAACCATTTGGGTTTGGAGTCGTGGTAAGGTTGTCGAAAGAGACGAAAATGATCTACCGGTGCGAGTGATCGGAACTCATATTGATATAACGGAACGTAAAAAAACAGAGATCCGAACAGAAGCTGTGATTGAAATCGGTCAAAAAAGTTCTCTGATGGAAAGGGAAGATAACATTTTACTTCTGGCTTTGAGATATTCCTTACAACTAACAGAAAGTAATTGGGGTGTTGTTCGTATTTGTCGTGATGGAGTTGTCATTAAAGAATCTGGTCTGTACACGATGAGAGACCAATCGAATTCTGTATTTGTACCTATCGATTCCACAACCACGTTGCCACGTACAATTCGGGAATTACCTCTTAAGTTTAATTTAAAAGATAATGAATCTGTAGAACTTACTCTTTATAATAAAAGAACTGATTATGAGAGTATCGATTTTAAAGAAGTGGAATTACTCGGTACAGAACTAGTCCATATTCTCATTCGGAAAAGAACCGAAGATTTACTTTTGGCAAGTGAGTGGAATCTGCAATCAATCGTTGAATGTTCCCCTAATGGTATACTGATTTTAGTGGATGGTAACATTCAATTTTATAATAGAAGTTCAGAAATTCTACTCTCGCAGAACAAAAATCAGATGAGAAATAGAAAAGTGTCTGAAGTATTTGGTTTTTTAAATGGAGAAGATCCTTTTGAGTTTATTCAATCGTTATCAAATAACGGATTTGCTCCTGATCAAAATGTCGTAGAAAAAAATATAATCCTTTCGAATGGTCAAAAAAAATGGATTAGTTTTTGGGCGATAGAGATCATATATAATGGGGAAGTTTCTATTTTAGTTTATTTAAATGATCTTTCAAAGGCAAAAGATACAGAAATACAATTGTTACAAAGTGAAAAGTTGGCAACCATCGGTCAATTGGCTGCGGGGGTAGCGCATGAGATAAACAATCCAATGGCATTTATTTCAAGCAATTTGGAAACGATGAAGCGATATCATAAGCAGCTAACTACAGTAATGGCAAATGTACATTCAGTGCTTCAGAAAAACCATATGGATCCTGCGGTTTCAAAAATTCTAACTGATTGGGATCGTTATGATCTATCTAATGTTCTTTTGGATACATCTGATATTTTGGAGGAGTCTATTGACGGTGCTAGCCGTGTCGTTGAAATTGTTCGTAATATCAAAAGTTTTGCGCATGTAAATAAAGAAGAAAGTTTTGTCCGTTGTAATTTGAATGAGGTGATCAACTCCGCCATTAATATTAGTCATCACAATATAAAATACGATAGCGTGGTTGAGTTTTCCTTTGATAAAAATCTTCCCGAAATATTTTGTCATCCACAAGAGATTGGGCAGGTGATCATAAATTTACTAGTGAATGCTGGCCACGCAATTGAAGAAAAGAAAAACCATGGTTTGTTTCCTGATACCCAGGGTGAAAAACCAGGGAAAATTGAAATCAAAACTAAAAGTATTTATTCTGAATACAACCAACAATTTGCTGAGATTAAGATTAAAGATAACGGAATTGGAATTCCTGAAGACATCCAGTCAAGAATCTTTGATCCTTTTTTTTCAACGAAAGAAACAGGCGAAGGCACTGGACTTGGTTTGTCTATCAGTATGGATATCATACGAAAACATAAAGGGAAAATAGATTTGGAAAGTGTACGTTGTGAAGGAACAACGTTTTCGATCATGTTACCAACAAATCTGGAGGATTAG